In the Prosthecobacter sp. genome, one interval contains:
- a CDS encoding DUF6600 domain-containing protein — MKTLALAFTALLILIAPVQRAQANVDVSIDFFYDALQPYGDWVYIDNYGYCWEPYPELVGDGWQPYTDGYWAHTDGGWTWMTDEPFGWATYHYGRWMMNAGRWCWVPGYDWAPAWVSWRQSNAHIGWAPLPPEAAWSMSIGFSTWTDSYYDIGPSYYSFVPYESFACRTSLRPFFMNRRNNMTYYDQSVNITNISYNNTVVNNIFVGGPDVNRMDRMGRDRVPRYSLRRDDEGMRRDWLNRDGDRDPRSLSRVDRGQLIVASPNIRRDDSPGLPSRVRERIAQPDIDRGWRTAGNSEQSSRLRSQREQESRNLPKNLPERRPVIATSTTPPPAVGRTLSSTERRSFGPGSSRSSAGETPRATPVEVRKATPADTAGQPPAPRTGSTPSDSRSRSRFGRPDALPIPGTGGSQRPDVSERGPSSSRNPSATAEGRPPMPGSTFKKADEVRPALPTSPFGSRSGIPQTSRPPETKPEVRPATPSRPSFTPPSSSRSSDPSSRPSFTPGTRPSLTPPEVRPATPSRPSFTPPSSSRSNEPSSRPSFTPTPRPSTPSFTPQQRPSFTPPPNSRSSAPQSRPSFTPTPRPSTPSFTPQQRPSTPQPSAPQSRPSFTPPPQRPSFTPQQRPSTPQPSAPSSGPSTGDPRGRRGRG; from the coding sequence ATGAAAACTCTTGCTCTGGCTTTCACGGCCCTGTTGATCCTCATCGCGCCGGTGCAGCGGGCGCAGGCGAACGTCGATGTCTCGATCGATTTCTTTTACGATGCGCTGCAGCCCTACGGGGACTGGGTTTACATCGACAACTACGGCTACTGCTGGGAGCCCTACCCGGAGCTGGTGGGTGATGGCTGGCAGCCGTACACGGATGGTTACTGGGCCCACACGGATGGTGGCTGGACGTGGATGACGGACGAGCCTTTCGGCTGGGCGACGTATCACTATGGCCGCTGGATGATGAACGCGGGCCGCTGGTGCTGGGTGCCGGGCTATGACTGGGCGCCGGCGTGGGTTTCGTGGCGGCAGAGCAACGCGCACATCGGCTGGGCACCGCTGCCGCCGGAGGCCGCATGGTCGATGAGCATCGGCTTCAGCACGTGGACGGACAGCTACTATGACATCGGCCCGAGCTACTACAGCTTTGTGCCGTATGAGTCGTTCGCCTGCCGCACGTCGCTGCGGCCCTTTTTCATGAACCGCCGCAACAACATGACGTACTACGACCAGTCGGTGAACATCACGAACATCTCCTACAACAACACGGTGGTGAACAACATCTTCGTGGGCGGGCCGGACGTGAACCGCATGGACCGCATGGGCCGGGACCGGGTGCCGCGCTACTCCCTGCGCCGCGATGACGAGGGCATGCGCCGCGACTGGCTGAACCGCGATGGAGATCGTGATCCGCGCAGCCTCTCCCGCGTGGACCGCGGCCAGTTGATCGTGGCCTCCCCCAACATCCGCCGCGATGACAGCCCTGGATTGCCCTCCCGCGTGCGGGAACGCATCGCACAGCCGGACATTGACCGCGGCTGGCGCACCGCTGGCAACAGTGAGCAAAGCAGCCGCCTGCGCAGCCAGCGCGAGCAGGAGTCACGCAACCTGCCGAAGAATCTGCCGGAACGCCGGCCAGTGATCGCCACCAGCACCACGCCGCCGCCTGCCGTGGGCCGCACGCTCTCCAGCACCGAGCGCCGCAGCTTTGGCCCGGGCTCTTCCCGCAGCAGTGCGGGAGAAACACCGCGTGCGACGCCGGTGGAAGTGCGCAAGGCCACGCCTGCGGACACCGCCGGTCAACCACCCGCCCCACGGACAGGAAGCACTCCGTCGGATTCACGCTCACGCTCACGCTTCGGCCGGCCTGACGCCCTGCCCATCCCGGGCACCGGCGGCAGCCAGCGCCCGGACGTTTCCGAACGAGGCCCCTCGTCATCGCGCAATCCATCGGCGACGGCTGAAGGGCGGCCCCCCATGCCCGGATCGACCTTCAAGAAGGCCGATGAGGTGCGTCCAGCGCTCCCAACGTCACCCTTCGGCTCCCGCTCGGGCATCCCGCAGACGTCCCGGCCACCGGAAACCAAGCCCGAGGTGCGCCCCGCCACGCCTTCGCGTCCGTCGTTCACGCCGCCGTCGAGTTCACGCTCCAGCGATCCGTCATCGCGCCCTTCCTTCACGCCCGGCACCAGGCCCTCCCTGACGCCGCCTGAGGTGCGCCCCGCCACGCCTTCGCGTCCGTCGTTCACACCGCCGTCGAGTTCGCGCTCCAACGAGCCGTCGTCGCGTCCATCGTTCACGCCGACACCGCGTCCAAGCACGCCGTCCTTCACGCCGCAGCAGCGCCCGTCCTTCACACCGCCGCCGAACTCGCGCTCCAGTGCACCGCAGTCACGCCCGTCGTTCACGCCGACACCGCGTCCGAGCACGCCCTCGTTCACACCGCAGCAGCGTCCAAGCACGCCGCAGCCCAGCGCCCCACAGTCGCGCCCATCATTCACGCCGCCGCCGCAGCGCCCGTCGTTCACTCCACAACAGCGTCCGAGCACGCCGCAGCCCAGTGCACCTTCCAGCGGTCCGTCGACGGGCGATCCTAGAGGTCGCAGGGGACGAGGCTGA
- the uxaC gene encoding glucuronate isomerase gives MSFIHDNFLLSTQSASRLYHTFAKDEPILDYHNHLPPKDIAQNRQFKNLFEIWLEGDHYKWRAMRCNGVPEEFITGKASPRDKFMAWAKTVPQTLRNPLYHWTHLELKRYFGIDTLLDEKTAPAIWEQTEAALAQPEMSTRGILRTQKVKALCTTDDPIDDLAWHRQCAADGFEVGVYPTFRPDKALAVHQPEAWSAWCDKLSAASGIEVKSYASLLDALKQRHDFFHSVGGRLSDHGLNYCHANFVSDAEAERIFQKARSGSAASAQEQDQFASNVMLHVGRLNASRGWTMQLHLGPVRNNNSRLAREIGADVGCDSIGDYPQAETLSRFLDRLDTENALPKTVLYNVNPAHNYVFGTMAGNFADGTTPGKVQFGSAWWFVDQKEGMEWQINALSNLGLLSRFIGMLTDSRSFMSFPRHEYFRRTLCNLLGADIESGAIPNDDALVGTMVKNICYANAQAYLGLKVA, from the coding sequence ATGTCTTTCATCCACGACAATTTCCTGCTCAGCACCCAGTCCGCCAGCCGCCTGTACCACACGTTTGCCAAGGACGAGCCGATCCTGGACTACCACAATCACCTGCCGCCGAAGGACATCGCGCAAAACCGGCAGTTCAAGAACCTGTTCGAGATCTGGCTGGAAGGCGACCACTACAAATGGCGTGCGATGCGCTGCAACGGCGTGCCGGAGGAGTTCATCACTGGCAAGGCCAGTCCGCGCGACAAATTCATGGCCTGGGCCAAGACGGTGCCGCAGACGCTGCGCAATCCGCTCTACCACTGGACGCATCTGGAACTGAAGCGCTACTTCGGCATCGACACGCTGCTGGATGAAAAGACGGCACCCGCGATCTGGGAGCAAACCGAAGCCGCGCTGGCGCAGCCGGAGATGAGCACCCGCGGCATCCTGCGCACGCAGAAGGTGAAGGCACTCTGCACCACCGACGATCCCATCGACGATCTCGCCTGGCACCGCCAGTGCGCGGCGGATGGTTTTGAAGTCGGCGTGTATCCGACCTTCCGCCCCGACAAGGCGCTGGCCGTGCATCAACCCGAAGCCTGGAGTGCGTGGTGCGACAAACTCAGCGCCGCCAGCGGCATCGAAGTGAAAAGTTATGCGTCGCTGCTCGATGCGTTGAAGCAACGCCATGATTTCTTCCACAGCGTCGGCGGTCGCTTGAGCGATCACGGCCTGAACTACTGCCACGCCAACTTCGTCAGCGATGCGGAAGCCGAGCGCATCTTCCAAAAAGCCCGCAGTGGCAGCGCCGCGAGCGCGCAGGAGCAGGATCAGTTCGCCAGCAACGTCATGCTGCACGTCGGCCGCCTCAATGCGTCACGCGGCTGGACGATGCAGCTTCACCTCGGCCCGGTGCGCAACAACAACAGCCGCTTGGCGCGTGAAATCGGCGCGGATGTCGGCTGCGACAGCATCGGCGACTATCCGCAGGCGGAGACGCTGTCACGTTTCCTCGACCGCCTCGACACCGAGAACGCGCTGCCCAAGACCGTGCTCTACAACGTCAATCCCGCGCACAACTACGTCTTCGGCACCATGGCCGGCAATTTCGCCGACGGCACCACGCCCGGCAAAGTGCAGTTCGGTTCCGCGTGGTGGTTCGTGGATCAGAAGGAAGGCATGGAGTGGCAGATCAACGCGCTGAGCAATCTCGGCCTGCTGAGCCGCTTCATCGGCATGCTCACTGACAGCCGCAGCTTCATGAGCTTCCCGCGTCACGAGTACTTCCGCCGCACGCTGTGCAATCTGCTCGGTGCCGACATCGAATCCGGTGCGATCCCCAATGACGACGCGCTCGTCGGCACGATGGTGAAGAACATCTGCTACGCGAATGCGCAGGCGTATCTCGGGCTGAAGGTGGCGTAG
- a CDS encoding aminopeptidase, giving the protein MSRYTGAMMFARNWFALLPALLVCSCGTFNFYTQALDGQMEIWRKSRTNAKVLADPGVNAHVKQRLQLIEELRAFAASDLRLPTKSFGKYCDLQRPYVVWVVFAAPEFSVEGKQWWYPLVGSLKYRGFFNEKDAVNEGRRLKQKGCDVFVGGVEAYSTLGYLKDPVLNTFLHRSDAELAELIFHELTHAKVFIPGDTEFNEAFATANAENGVRLWLRSKGDLAGLRAYELNLKKNRQIIGLVLDARDQLKEVYACVYRSVETERLAKQRVFDSMLKKALAINPNARIHQQQQASRTWNNARLNTVAAYYTMVPGFERLLQKHQGDLEAFHREVAAMRKLNNAERLKILGTPSR; this is encoded by the coding sequence ATGAGCCGCTACACTGGAGCGATGATGTTCGCACGCAACTGGTTCGCGCTCCTTCCGGCTCTGCTGGTGTGCTCGTGCGGCACCTTCAATTTTTACACCCAGGCGCTCGACGGCCAGATGGAAATCTGGCGCAAGTCACGGACCAATGCCAAGGTGCTGGCCGATCCAGGCGTCAACGCGCATGTGAAGCAGCGCCTGCAACTGATCGAGGAGCTGCGCGCCTTCGCCGCGAGCGATCTGCGCCTCCCCACCAAAAGCTTCGGCAAGTACTGCGACCTCCAGCGGCCCTATGTCGTGTGGGTCGTGTTTGCCGCGCCGGAATTTTCCGTCGAGGGCAAGCAGTGGTGGTATCCGCTCGTCGGCAGCCTGAAGTATCGCGGCTTCTTCAACGAAAAAGATGCCGTCAACGAAGGCAGGCGGCTGAAACAAAAGGGCTGCGATGTGTTCGTTGGCGGAGTGGAGGCCTACTCGACGCTTGGCTACTTGAAAGACCCTGTGCTGAACACCTTCCTTCATCGCAGCGATGCCGAGCTGGCCGAACTCATCTTCCACGAGCTCACCCACGCCAAGGTCTTCATTCCAGGCGACACCGAATTCAACGAGGCCTTCGCCACCGCCAACGCCGAGAACGGCGTGCGCCTCTGGCTGCGCTCGAAAGGCGACCTGGCCGGCCTGCGTGCCTATGAGTTGAATTTGAAGAAGAACCGTCAGATCATCGGCCTGGTGCTCGATGCCCGGGACCAGCTCAAAGAGGTGTATGCCTGCGTCTATCGCAGCGTGGAAACCGAACGGCTCGCCAAGCAGCGCGTCTTTGACAGCATGCTGAAAAAGGCCCTCGCCATCAATCCCAACGCCCGGATTCACCAGCAGCAGCAAGCCAGCCGCACGTGGAACAACGCCCGCCTCAACACCGTCGCCGCCTACTACACCATGGTGCCCGGCTTTGAACGACTGCTGCAGAAGCACCAGGGCGATCTCGAAGCCTTCCACCGCGAAGTCGCCGCCATGCGGAAACTCAACAACGCGGAGCGCCTGAAGATTCTGGGAACGCCGTCACGCTGA
- the bla gene encoding subclass B3 metallo-beta-lactamase, translating to MIQRFVFLLLSLCSFATAQPSSAWTEPFPPHRIAGNLYYVGSRDLASYLITTPEGHILINSSLEESVPLIRTSVEKLGFKFTDIRILLISHAHSDHCAGSAEILKLTGAKHFVMEGDANAVEQGGAKKTRLGKGDYTQFPPAKVDRRLKDGEQVKLGDATLVAHLTAGHTPGCTTWTMKVDGLNAVIIGSPNVNPGYILIGNKNYPTIATDYELTFRVLKALPVDLFLGAHGGYYGLEAKHTRFLVTGGNNPFIDPAGYHRYVTDREQAFRAEWERQKSVK from the coding sequence ATGATCCAGCGCTTTGTCTTCCTGCTTCTAAGCCTGTGCTCCTTCGCCACAGCCCAGCCGTCGTCTGCTTGGACGGAGCCTTTCCCACCGCATCGCATCGCGGGGAATCTGTACTATGTCGGATCACGCGATCTGGCCTCCTACCTGATCACGACGCCGGAGGGACACATCCTCATCAACAGCAGCCTGGAGGAATCGGTGCCGCTGATTCGCACTAGTGTGGAGAAGCTCGGCTTCAAATTCACCGACATCCGCATTCTCCTCATCAGCCACGCGCATTCGGATCACTGCGCGGGCAGCGCGGAGATCCTGAAACTCACCGGCGCGAAACATTTCGTCATGGAAGGCGATGCAAACGCGGTGGAACAGGGCGGCGCGAAGAAGACACGGCTGGGGAAGGGGGACTACACGCAGTTCCCGCCCGCGAAGGTGGATCGTCGCCTCAAGGACGGTGAGCAAGTGAAGCTCGGTGATGCAACGCTGGTGGCGCATCTGACAGCAGGCCACACGCCGGGCTGCACGACGTGGACGATGAAGGTGGACGGGCTCAACGCCGTCATCATCGGCAGTCCGAACGTGAACCCCGGCTACATCCTCATCGGCAACAAGAACTACCCGACCATCGCCACCGACTACGAGCTTACCTTCCGCGTCTTGAAAGCGCTCCCCGTCGATCTGTTCCTCGGCGCCCACGGCGGCTACTACGGCCTGGAGGCCAAGCACACTCGCTTCCTCGTCACAGGCGGCAACAATCCCTTCATCGACCCCGCAGGCTACCATCGTTATGTGACGGACAGGGAACAGGCCTTCCGTGCGGAGTGGGAGAGGCAGAAGAGCGTGAAGTGA
- a CDS encoding CCA tRNA nucleotidyltransferase yields MRQTAVQIIEKLTQAGHTALLAGGCVRDMLLGREPKDYDVATSATPEQVVKLFPGAQTVGAHFGVVIVRLNHMHVEVATFRSDGSYSDGRRPDSVTYSTPELDAERRDFTINGLFFDPLTDRVIDYVGGQVDLRMGLLRAIGVAKDRFEEDHLRLLRAIRFATVLGFDIEHATWESICGLAEKIKSVSIERIREEFIKTMLSPNRVRGFDLLVNSGLMAQFLPEILVLQGCEQPPQFHPEGDVFIHTRLMLSLLPADASLPLVMSVLLHDIAKPATQTRDADTGRIRFNGHDKLGAEMTGSILRRMKFPNDVIEPTVIAVENHMAFMNVQKMRTATLRRFMARPSFEDELALHRVDCLGSNGFTDNYDFLLAKKQEFANEPLLPPRIVTGADLIALGWHAGPAMGRLLTTIQTLQLEGTLQTKDDALAWIAKNTPTPDVFEAVEE; encoded by the coding sequence ATGCGCCAAACCGCCGTCCAGATCATCGAAAAACTCACGCAAGCAGGCCATACGGCCCTGCTGGCAGGCGGTTGCGTGCGGGACATGCTGCTGGGGCGCGAGCCGAAGGACTACGACGTGGCCACCAGCGCCACGCCGGAGCAGGTGGTTAAGCTGTTTCCCGGCGCGCAGACCGTGGGCGCGCATTTCGGCGTCGTCATCGTGCGCTTGAACCACATGCATGTCGAAGTGGCCACCTTCCGCAGCGATGGCAGCTACAGCGATGGCCGCAGGCCGGACAGCGTGACCTACTCCACGCCGGAACTCGATGCCGAGCGCCGTGACTTCACCATCAACGGCCTGTTTTTCGATCCGCTCACAGATCGCGTGATCGACTATGTCGGTGGTCAGGTCGATCTACGCATGGGGCTGCTGCGCGCCATCGGTGTGGCGAAGGATCGTTTCGAGGAAGACCATCTGCGCCTGCTGCGCGCGATCCGTTTTGCCACCGTGCTCGGTTTTGACATCGAGCATGCCACCTGGGAGTCGATCTGCGGCTTGGCCGAGAAGATCAAGAGTGTGAGCATCGAGCGCATCCGCGAGGAGTTCATCAAAACAATGCTCAGCCCGAACCGCGTGCGCGGTTTCGACCTGCTGGTGAACAGCGGCCTCATGGCGCAGTTCCTGCCGGAAATCCTCGTGCTGCAAGGCTGCGAGCAGCCACCGCAGTTTCATCCCGAGGGCGATGTCTTCATCCACACGCGCCTCATGCTCAGCCTGCTACCTGCCGATGCTTCACTGCCACTCGTAATGAGCGTGCTGCTGCATGACATCGCCAAACCAGCCACTCAAACACGCGACGCCGACACCGGCCGCATCCGCTTCAACGGCCACGACAAGCTCGGCGCTGAGATGACCGGCAGCATCCTGCGCAGGATGAAATTTCCCAACGACGTCATCGAGCCCACGGTGATCGCGGTGGAGAACCACATGGCCTTCATGAACGTGCAAAAGATGCGCACCGCCACGCTGCGCCGCTTCATGGCGCGACCATCGTTCGAGGACGAACTGGCCCTGCATCGCGTCGATTGCCTCGGCTCCAACGGTTTCACCGACAACTACGACTTCCTGCTCGCCAAGAAGCAGGAGTTCGCCAACGAGCCGCTGCTGCCGCCGCGCATCGTCACTGGCGCCGATTTGATCGCGCTCGGCTGGCATGCCGGCCCGGCCATGGGCCGCCTGCTGACGACGATTCAGACGCTGCAGCTCGAAGGCACGCTCCAAACGAAGGACGACGCGCTGGCGTGGATTGCGAAGAATACGCCGACGCCGGATGTGTTTGAGGCAGTGGAGGAATAG
- a CDS encoding Lrp/AsnC family transcriptional regulator: MDPLIELLRNNSNRTPKEIALAMGISEADVAAQIAAAEADGTILGYSAVVDRLKAGDRRVTALIEVRISPERDGGFDRLARRISKFDQVRDCYLMSGGYDLAVIVEGKDLLDVATFVAEKLSTLGGVLSTATRFQLKAYKENGFLSNDGGDEERLLVAP; this comes from the coding sequence ATGGACCCGCTCATCGAACTGCTTCGCAACAACTCCAACCGCACTCCCAAGGAGATCGCCCTCGCCATGGGCATTTCGGAAGCCGACGTCGCCGCACAGATCGCCGCAGCGGAAGCCGATGGCACGATTTTGGGTTACAGCGCCGTGGTGGATCGCCTGAAGGCGGGGGACCGCCGGGTGACGGCCTTGATCGAGGTGCGCATCTCGCCAGAACGCGATGGCGGCTTTGATCGTCTGGCACGTCGGATCTCGAAGTTCGACCAAGTGCGCGATTGCTACCTCATGAGCGGTGGGTATGACCTTGCCGTGATCGTGGAGGGCAAGGACCTGCTCGATGTGGCGACCTTTGTGGCTGAAAAGCTCAGCACCCTCGGCGGTGTGCTGTCCACGGCTACGCGCTTTCAATTGAAGGCGTACAAAGAAAACGGGTTTCTGTCGAACGATGGCGGCGATGAAGAGCGCCTGCTGGTGGCTCCATGA